The Streptomyces sp. NBC_01244 genome contains a region encoding:
- a CDS encoding AAA family ATPase, giving the protein MHLKSLTLRGFKSFASATTLRFEPGITCVVGPNGSGKSNVVDALSWVMGEQGAKSLRGGKMEDVIFAGTTGRPPLGRAEVSLTIDNSDGALPIEYAEVTITRIMFRGGSSEYQINGDTCRLLDIQELLSDSGIGREMHVIVGQGQLDSVLHADPMGRRAFIEEAAGVLKHRKRKEKALRKLDAMQANLARVQDLGNELQRQLKPLGRQAAVARRAAVIQADLRDARLRLLADDLVTLKGALDAEIADEAALKERKEAAEAQLAAAVRRESELEEAVRELAPRLQRAQQTWYELSQLAERVRGTVSLADARVTSSSAPAEEERRGRDPEEMEKEAARIREQEAELTAALEAAARALEDTVAHRADLERSLADEERRLRDVARAIADRREALARLTGRLGAARSRAGAAQAEIDRLVLARDAARARAEEAREEYEALAEEVGEESPGAAPAPGSASASASASGEYEAARAELAAAEAGLGETRDALAAAERSRAAVSARRDALAMGLRRKDGTAELLAARLEGLLGPAAQRLSVTPGYEVAVAAALGAAADAVAVTSTAAAAGAIRYLRDGEAGRAAFLVAPGAVASGGPAGIGVPGQAQAQTQTQTQTQALDSARGSGPGSGVGSGGREQVSGADSAGSAGGVGAGAAFPHPAPSRNRGSAPDPAPQTPARPSVPGPVSASPGAPGAVAPVSAGPGSVGSVRVGEMVPAAGLVQGEAEVVRAVAWVLRDFVVVEGLDEAEALVAARPELLAVTAEGDVLGAHLAHGGSAGVPSLIEVRAAVDEAAAELARLDGRCLVLAGEKAAADARRVAAGARVEELGELRRAAERARAGVAQQLGRLAGQAKGALGEAERAAVAAATAQDALEQALADVEECAERLAVAEDMPAEEEPDTSCRDRLAADGANARQTEMEARLQLRTHEERVKGLAGRADSLDRGARAEREARARAERRRERLRYEAQVAAAVAAGARQLLAHIEVSLTRAVGERTSAEYAKGVRERELDEARGLGRGLKGELDKLTDSVHRGEVLGAEKRMRIEQVESRALEEFGMAAQGLVAEYGPDQPVPPSPSADGEDRDAGEGEAGPEPFVRARQEKRLKAAERAYQQLGKVNPLALEEFAALEERHKFLSEQLEDLRKTRADLLQVVKEVDERVEQVFTEAYRDTARQFEGVFSRLFPGGEGRLILTDPDNMLTTGVDVEARPPGKKVKRLSLLSGGERSLTAVALLVSIFKARPSPFYVMDEVEAALDDTNLQRLIRIMEELQESSQLIVITHQKRTMEVADALYGVSMQGDGVSKVISQRLR; this is encoded by the coding sequence GTGCACCTCAAGTCCCTGACCCTGCGTGGCTTCAAATCATTCGCCTCCGCAACCACCCTGCGCTTCGAGCCTGGCATCACCTGTGTCGTGGGCCCCAACGGCTCCGGCAAGTCCAATGTGGTGGACGCGCTCTCCTGGGTCATGGGCGAACAAGGGGCCAAGTCCCTGCGCGGCGGGAAGATGGAAGACGTCATCTTCGCCGGCACGACCGGACGCCCTCCGCTCGGCCGCGCCGAGGTCTCGCTCACCATCGACAACTCCGACGGCGCGCTGCCCATCGAGTACGCCGAGGTCACCATCACGCGGATCATGTTCCGCGGCGGTAGCAGCGAGTACCAGATCAACGGCGACACCTGCCGCCTCCTCGACATCCAGGAACTGCTCTCCGACTCCGGCATCGGCCGCGAGATGCACGTCATCGTCGGACAGGGCCAGCTGGACTCCGTACTGCACGCCGACCCGATGGGCCGCCGCGCCTTCATCGAGGAGGCGGCCGGGGTGCTCAAGCACCGCAAGCGCAAGGAGAAGGCGCTGCGGAAGCTGGACGCGATGCAGGCCAACCTCGCGCGCGTGCAGGACCTGGGCAACGAGCTGCAGCGGCAGCTGAAGCCCCTGGGCCGGCAGGCGGCCGTGGCCCGGCGGGCGGCCGTGATCCAGGCGGACCTGCGGGACGCGCGACTGCGGCTGCTCGCCGACGACCTCGTGACGCTCAAGGGCGCGCTCGACGCGGAGATCGCGGACGAGGCGGCCCTGAAGGAGCGCAAGGAGGCGGCCGAGGCACAGCTCGCGGCGGCGGTGCGGCGGGAATCCGAACTGGAGGAGGCCGTACGCGAACTCGCGCCGCGGCTCCAGCGGGCACAGCAGACCTGGTACGAGCTGTCGCAGCTCGCCGAACGCGTCCGCGGGACGGTGTCGCTGGCGGACGCCCGGGTCACCTCCTCCTCGGCTCCGGCAGAGGAGGAGCGGCGGGGCCGGGACCCGGAGGAGATGGAGAAGGAGGCCGCGCGGATCCGCGAGCAGGAGGCGGAGCTGACGGCGGCGCTGGAGGCGGCCGCGCGGGCACTGGAGGACACGGTCGCCCACCGGGCCGACCTGGAGCGCTCGCTGGCCGACGAGGAACGGCGGCTGCGGGACGTGGCGCGGGCCATCGCCGACCGGCGCGAGGCGCTGGCGCGGCTGACGGGCCGGCTCGGCGCGGCCCGCTCCCGCGCGGGCGCGGCCCAGGCGGAGATCGACCGGCTGGTGCTGGCGCGGGACGCGGCGCGGGCGCGGGCGGAGGAGGCGCGCGAGGAGTACGAGGCGCTGGCGGAGGAGGTCGGGGAGGAGTCCCCGGGGGCGGCTCCCGCTCCGGGATCCGCTTCTGCTTCGGCTTCCGCGTCGGGGGAGTACGAGGCGGCACGGGCCGAGCTGGCGGCGGCGGAAGCCGGACTCGGGGAGACCCGGGACGCGTTGGCGGCGGCGGAGCGTTCGAGGGCGGCGGTGTCGGCGCGACGGGATGCCCTGGCGATGGGGCTGCGCCGCAAGGACGGTACGGCGGAACTGCTCGCCGCGCGGCTGGAGGGACTGCTGGGGCCGGCGGCGCAGCGGCTGTCCGTGACCCCGGGGTACGAGGTCGCTGTGGCGGCGGCGCTGGGCGCGGCGGCGGACGCGGTGGCCGTCACCTCGACGGCGGCGGCGGCCGGGGCGATCCGGTACCTGCGGGACGGGGAGGCGGGGAGGGCCGCGTTCCTCGTCGCTCCGGGGGCGGTCGCCTCCGGAGGTCCGGCGGGCATCGGGGTCCCGGGCCAGGCCCAGGCCCAGACCCAGACCCAGACCCAGACCCAGGCCTTGGACTCGGCCCGGGGCTCGGGGCCGGGAAGCGGTGTTGGCTCCGGGGGTCGGGAGCAGGTTTCCGGGGCCGATTCGGCAGGTTCGGCCGGTGGGGTCGGGGCCGGGGCGGCTTTCCCCCACCCCGCCCCTTCCCGGAACCGGGGCTCCGCCCCGGACCCCGCGCCTCAAACGCCGGCGAGGCCGAGTGTGCCGGGTCCGGTGTCGGCGAGCCCGGGTGCGCCGGGTGCCGTGGCGCCGGTGTCGGCGGGGCCGGGTTCCGTGGGGTCGGTGCGGGTGGGGGAGATGGTGCCCGCTGCGGGGCTCGTGCAGGGGGAGGCCGAGGTGGTGCGGGCCGTGGCCTGGGTGTTGCGGGACTTCGTGGTGGTCGAGGGGCTCGATGAGGCCGAGGCGCTGGTGGCCGCGCGACCCGAGCTGCTGGCAGTGACCGCCGAGGGGGACGTGCTCGGGGCGCACCTCGCGCACGGCGGGTCCGCCGGGGTGCCGAGCCTGATCGAGGTGCGGGCCGCCGTCGACGAGGCGGCCGCGGAGCTGGCCCGGCTGGACGGCCGGTGTCTGGTGCTGGCGGGTGAGAAGGCGGCCGCCGATGCGCGCCGGGTGGCGGCCGGGGCCCGGGTCGAGGAGCTCGGGGAGCTCCGGCGGGCCGCCGAGCGGGCCCGGGCCGGGGTCGCGCAGCAGCTCGGGCGGCTCGCAGGGCAGGCGAAGGGGGCGCTGGGCGAAGCCGAGCGTGCCGCCGTGGCCGCGGCCACGGCGCAGGACGCGCTGGAGCAGGCGCTGGCCGACGTGGAGGAGTGCGCGGAACGGCTCGCTGTCGCCGAAGACATGCCCGCGGAGGAGGAGCCGGACACCTCGTGCAGGGACCGGCTCGCGGCCGACGGGGCGAACGCGCGGCAGACCGAGATGGAGGCCCGGCTGCAGCTCAGGACCCACGAGGAGCGGGTGAAGGGGCTCGCGGGCCGGGCCGATTCCCTCGACCGCGGGGCCAGGGCCGAGCGGGAGGCCCGTGCCAGGGCCGAGCGCCGCCGGGAACGGCTGCGGTACGAGGCGCAGGTGGCCGCGGCCGTCGCCGCCGGAGCCCGCCAGCTGCTCGCGCACATCGAGGTGTCGCTGACCCGCGCCGTCGGGGAGCGCACGTCGGCCGAGTACGCGAAGGGCGTGCGGGAGCGCGAGCTCGACGAGGCCCGGGGCCTGGGCCGCGGCCTGAAGGGCGAGCTCGACAAGCTGACGGACTCCGTGCACCGGGGCGAGGTGCTCGGCGCCGAGAAGCGCATGCGGATCGAGCAGGTGGAGAGCCGTGCGCTGGAGGAGTTCGGGATGGCGGCCCAGGGGCTCGTCGCCGAGTACGGGCCCGACCAGCCGGTGCCGCCGAGCCCGTCCGCGGACGGGGAGGACCGGGACGCCGGGGAGGGGGAGGCCGGGCCGGAGCCCTTCGTACGCGCGCGGCAGGAGAAGCGGCTGAAGGCGGCCGAGCGGGCCTACCAGCAGCTCGGCAAGGTCAATCCGCTGGCGCTCGAGGAGTTCGCGGCGCTGGAGGAGCGGCACAAGTTCCTCAGCGAGCAGCTGGAGGACCTGCGTAAGACCAGAGCCGACCTCCTGCAGGTCGTGAAGGAGGTCGACGAGCGGGTCGAGCAGGTCTTCACGGAGGCCTACCGGGATACGGCCCGCCAGTTCGAGGGGGTGTTCTCGCGGCTGTTCCCCGGCGGCGAGGGCCGGCTGATCCTGACGGATCCGGACAACATGCTCACCACGGGCGTGGATGTCGAGGCCCGGCCGCCGGGCAAGAAGGTCAAGCGGCTGTCGCTGCTCTCGGGCGGCGAGCGCTCGCTGACCGCTGTGGCGCTGCTGGTCTCCATCTTCAAGGCGCGGCCCAGCCCGTTCTACGTGATGGACGAGGTCGAGGCCGCGCTCGACGACACCAACCTCCAGCGGCTGATCCGGATCATGGAGGAGCTGCAGGAGAGCTCGCAGCTGATCGTGATCACGCACCAGAAGCGGACCATGGAGGTCGCCGACGCGCTCTACGGGGTCTCGATGCAGGGCGACGGGGTATCGAAGGTCATCAGCCAGCGGCTGCGGTGA
- a CDS encoding sugar porter family MFS transporter, whose translation MSSSTTRPQDPGGGHVSQPDHLGHVIFITAAAAMGGFLFGYDSSVINGAVEAIRDRFDVGSATLAQVIAAALIGCALGAATAGRIADRIGRIRCMQIAAVLFTASAIGSALPFALWDLAVWRVIGGFGIGMASVIGPAYIAEVSPPAYRGRLASFQQAAIVIGIAISQLVNWGILNLADGDQRGKIGGLEAWQWMLGVMVVPAVLYGLLSFAIPESPRFLVSVGRMEKAKTVLREVEGEGIDADARVREIDSAIHSEHKSTFKDLLGGGFGFLPIVWIGIGLSVFQQLVGINVIFYYSSSLWQSVGIDPSSSFLYSFETSVVNIVGTVIAMVFVDRIGRKPLALIGSVGMAISLALAAWAFSYKDTSGGDIALPHAQGLVALIAANCFVLFFALSWGVVVWVLLGEMFPGRIRAAALGVAAAAQWIANWVITVSFPTLSDWNLSGAYVIYAVFAVLSIPFILKWVPETKGKALEEMG comes from the coding sequence TTGAGCAGCAGCACGACGCGGCCCCAGGATCCGGGCGGCGGCCACGTGTCGCAGCCCGACCACCTCGGGCACGTCATCTTCATCACCGCGGCCGCCGCGATGGGCGGGTTCCTCTTCGGTTACGACAGCTCCGTCATCAACGGCGCCGTCGAGGCCATCCGCGACCGCTTCGACGTCGGCTCGGCGACCCTCGCCCAGGTGATCGCCGCCGCTCTGATCGGCTGCGCCCTCGGCGCGGCCACCGCGGGCCGCATCGCCGACCGGATCGGCCGGATCCGCTGCATGCAGATCGCCGCCGTCCTCTTCACCGCGAGCGCCATCGGCTCGGCCCTGCCCTTCGCCCTCTGGGACCTGGCCGTTTGGCGCGTCATCGGCGGCTTCGGCATCGGCATGGCCTCGGTGATCGGCCCCGCCTACATCGCGGAGGTCTCCCCGCCCGCCTACCGGGGCAGGCTCGCCTCCTTCCAGCAGGCCGCCATCGTCATCGGCATCGCCATCTCGCAGCTGGTCAACTGGGGCATCCTGAACCTCGCCGACGGCGACCAGCGCGGCAAGATCGGCGGCCTGGAGGCCTGGCAGTGGATGCTGGGCGTCATGGTGGTTCCGGCCGTGCTCTACGGCCTGCTCTCCTTCGCCATCCCCGAGTCCCCGCGCTTCCTCGTATCGGTCGGCCGCATGGAGAAGGCCAAGACGGTCCTGCGGGAGGTCGAGGGCGAGGGCATCGACGCCGACGCCCGCGTCCGCGAGATCGACAGCGCCATCCACTCGGAGCATAAGTCCACCTTCAAGGACCTCCTCGGCGGCGGTTTCGGCTTCCTGCCGATCGTCTGGATCGGCATCGGCCTCTCCGTCTTCCAGCAACTCGTCGGCATCAACGTGATCTTCTACTACAGCTCCTCGCTGTGGCAGTCGGTCGGCATCGACCCGAGCTCCTCGTTCCTGTACTCCTTCGAGACCTCGGTCGTGAACATCGTCGGTACGGTGATCGCGATGGTCTTCGTGGACCGCATCGGCCGCAAACCCCTCGCGCTCATCGGGTCCGTGGGCATGGCGATCTCCCTCGCGCTCGCCGCCTGGGCCTTCTCGTACAAGGACACCAGCGGCGGCGACATCGCCCTGCCGCACGCCCAGGGTCTCGTGGCCCTCATCGCGGCCAACTGCTTCGTGCTCTTCTTCGCCCTGTCCTGGGGCGTGGTGGTCTGGGTCCTGCTCGGCGAGATGTTCCCCGGCCGCATCCGCGCCGCGGCCCTCGGCGTGGCGGCCGCCGCCCAGTGGATCGCCAACTGGGTCATCACCGTCTCGTTCCCGACGCTCTCGGACTGGAACCTGTCCGGTGCGTACGTCATCTACGCGGTCTTCGCCGTGCTCTCGATCCCGTTCATCCTCAAATGGGTGCCGGAGACCAAGGGCAAGGCGTTGGAGGAGATGGGCTGA
- a CDS encoding CAP domain-containing protein, translating to MGRHRLHAAPRPGGKRRAALRGGLLGASVAVALGTAAVTTGVVPVGSSFPYVGVTAAGSDAKTAEAEAQASPSPESALEQQGGLANLSGRASAGASTRPSSSSPTPSASPSPSASPSPSPSPSPSTEPAKTPQASPTPTPVKPKPSAPKTSAPAAPAVPPTSAGHSAEETAVLTLVNQERAQAGCGPVRANPPLAGLAGAFSKDMAVRGFFDHTDPDGNTPWDRATKAGISGMGGENIARGQGDAAAVMRGWMNSPGHKANILNCEFRTLGVGMYNAAGGPWWTQDFGF from the coding sequence ATGGGACGCCACCGACTCCACGCCGCGCCGCGCCCCGGCGGCAAGCGCCGCGCCGCCCTGCGAGGCGGCCTGCTCGGCGCATCCGTGGCCGTCGCCCTCGGCACGGCGGCCGTCACCACGGGCGTCGTCCCGGTCGGCTCCTCCTTCCCCTACGTAGGGGTCACGGCCGCCGGCTCCGACGCGAAGACCGCGGAGGCCGAGGCCCAGGCCTCGCCGAGCCCCGAGAGCGCGCTGGAGCAGCAGGGCGGCCTCGCCAACCTCTCCGGCCGGGCCTCAGCGGGAGCGAGCACCCGCCCCTCTTCTTCCTCCCCCACCCCTTCCGCCTCTCCGTCCCCGTCGGCCAGCCCTTCCCCTTCCCCTTCCCCGTCCCCCTCCACGGAGCCGGCGAAGACCCCGCAGGCGAGCCCCACCCCGACCCCGGTGAAGCCGAAGCCTTCCGCACCGAAGACTTCCGCCCCCGCGGCCCCGGCGGTCCCGCCCACCTCGGCCGGCCACTCCGCAGAGGAGACGGCCGTACTCACCCTGGTGAACCAGGAGCGCGCACAGGCCGGCTGCGGTCCGGTCCGGGCGAACCCGCCGCTGGCGGGGCTGGCCGGAGCGTTCAGCAAGGACATGGCCGTCCGGGGCTTCTTCGACCACACGGACCCCGACGGCAACACCCCGTGGGACCGCGCCACCAAGGCCGGCATATCGGGGATGGGCGGCGAGAACATCGCCCGCGGCCAGGGCGACGCGGCGGCCGTGATGCGGGGCTGGATGAACAGCCCGGGCCACAAGGCCAACATCCTCAACTGCGAGTTCCGCACCCTGGGCGTCGGCATGTACAACGCCGCCGGCGGCCCCTGGTGGACCCAGGACTTCGGCTTCTGA
- a CDS encoding LLM class flavin-dependent oxidoreductase, with translation MPITVARFNLIDPNGTPETLSARYKAALEMAKYADDRGIDTIQTEEHHGTDNNWLPSPFAFAGAVFGATRRIAVTVSAIIGPLYDPLKVAEDIAVLDLLSGGRLVTVAGIGYRPEEYEQHGVEWGRRGKLQDELLETLLKAWTGEPFEFRGRTVRVTPRPFTQPHPLLLVGGSSEAAARRAARLGLPFFPSAHLPELEAYYNAKLAEYGTEGFCMMPAAETPLLHIAEDPDRAWDQYGERFLHEAGMYASWQSKDIRSAVRSGATTVAELRAEGVYRILTPDEAVAYARGAGEAGNLVLHPLCGGMPVDEGWRSLQLLCEQVLPRLKD, from the coding sequence ATGCCCATCACCGTGGCCCGGTTCAACCTCATCGACCCGAACGGCACCCCGGAAACCCTCTCCGCCCGCTACAAGGCCGCGCTGGAGATGGCGAAGTACGCGGACGACCGCGGGATCGACACCATCCAGACCGAGGAGCACCACGGCACCGACAACAACTGGCTGCCCTCCCCCTTCGCCTTCGCGGGCGCGGTCTTCGGCGCCACCCGCCGGATCGCGGTCACCGTCTCGGCGATCATCGGCCCGCTGTACGACCCCCTGAAGGTGGCCGAGGACATCGCCGTACTGGACCTGCTCAGCGGCGGCCGCCTCGTCACGGTGGCCGGCATCGGCTACCGGCCCGAGGAGTACGAGCAGCACGGCGTGGAGTGGGGCCGGCGCGGCAAGCTCCAGGACGAGCTGCTGGAGACCCTGCTGAAGGCGTGGACCGGCGAGCCGTTCGAGTTCCGCGGCCGTACCGTACGGGTCACCCCGCGGCCCTTCACCCAGCCGCACCCGCTGCTCCTGGTCGGCGGCAGCTCGGAGGCGGCGGCCCGCCGGGCGGCCCGCCTGGGGCTGCCGTTCTTCCCGAGCGCGCACCTGCCCGAGCTGGAGGCGTACTACAACGCGAAGCTCGCGGAGTACGGCACGGAGGGCTTCTGCATGATGCCGGCGGCCGAGACCCCGCTGCTGCACATCGCGGAGGACCCGGACCGGGCGTGGGACCAGTACGGCGAGCGCTTCCTGCACGAGGCCGGGATGTACGCCTCCTGGCAGTCCAAGGACATCCGCAGCGCGGTGCGGTCGGGCGCGACCACCGTGGCGGAGCTGCGCGCCGAGGGGGTGTACCGCATCCTGACCCCGGACGAGGCGGTCGCGTACGCCCGCGGCGCCGGCGAGGCGGGAAACCTGGTGCTGCACCCGCTGTGCGGCGGGATGCCCGTGGACGAGGGCTGGCGGAGCCTGCAGCTCCTGTGCGAACAGGTACTGCCCCGCCTCAAGGACTGA
- the ftsY gene encoding signal recognition particle-docking protein FtsY — translation MEILILAVVIALVAVGAISGLVVSSRKKKQLPPTAPPSTPTITAPPAEPQVGEDAAPTAEEPRRTIEEVALPDAEAALESPVAVEDPVVEAPPAPEIEVPEPTAGRLVRLRARLARSQNTLGKGLLTLLSREHLDEDTWEEIEETLLIADVGVAPTQELVDRLRERVKVLGTRTPADLRALLKEELVTLLGTDFDRAVKTESGVDTPAVIMVVGVNGTGKTTTTGKLARVLVADGRSVVLGAADTFRAAAADQLQTWGDRVGARTVRGPEGGDPASIAYDAVKEGIAEGADVVLIDTAGRLHTKTGLMDELGKVKRVVEKHGPLDEILLVLDATTGQNGLTQARVFAEVVDITGIVLTKLDGTAKGGIVIAVQRELGVPVKLIGLGEGADDLAPFEPEAFVDALIGD, via the coding sequence ATGGAAATCCTCATCCTTGCCGTAGTCATCGCCCTGGTCGCGGTCGGTGCGATCAGCGGGCTCGTGGTCAGCAGCCGCAAGAAGAAGCAGCTGCCCCCCACGGCCCCGCCCAGCACGCCGACCATCACTGCCCCGCCCGCCGAACCGCAGGTGGGGGAGGACGCCGCACCGACGGCGGAAGAACCGCGCCGCACGATCGAGGAGGTCGCCCTCCCCGACGCGGAGGCCGCCCTCGAATCGCCGGTCGCGGTCGAGGACCCGGTCGTCGAGGCCCCGCCCGCCCCCGAGATCGAGGTGCCCGAGCCCACCGCCGGCCGCCTGGTCCGGCTGCGCGCCCGCCTCGCCCGGTCGCAGAACACGCTCGGCAAGGGGCTGCTCACGCTGCTCTCCCGCGAGCACCTCGACGAGGACACCTGGGAGGAGATCGAGGAGACCCTCCTCATCGCCGACGTGGGTGTCGCGCCGACCCAGGAGCTGGTGGACCGGCTCCGCGAGCGGGTCAAGGTGCTCGGCACCCGTACCCCCGCCGATCTGCGCGCCCTGCTGAAGGAGGAGCTGGTCACGCTCCTCGGCACCGACTTCGACCGCGCGGTGAAGACCGAGAGCGGCGTGGACACCCCCGCCGTGATCATGGTCGTCGGCGTGAACGGCACCGGCAAGACCACCACCACCGGCAAGCTCGCCCGCGTGCTCGTCGCCGACGGCCGCAGCGTCGTGCTCGGTGCGGCGGACACCTTCCGCGCCGCCGCCGCCGACCAGCTCCAGACCTGGGGCGACCGGGTCGGGGCGCGCACCGTGCGCGGCCCCGAGGGCGGCGACCCGGCCTCGATCGCCTACGACGCGGTCAAGGAGGGCATCGCCGAGGGCGCCGACGTGGTGCTCATCGACACGGCGGGCCGTCTGCACACCAAGACCGGTCTGATGGACGAGCTCGGCAAGGTCAAGCGCGTCGTGGAGAAGCACGGCCCGCTCGACGAGATCCTGCTGGTCCTGGACGCCACCACCGGGCAGAACGGCCTGACCCAGGCCCGCGTCTTCGCGGAGGTCGTGGACATCACCGGCATCGTGCTGACCAAGCTCGACGGCACCGCCAAGGGCGGCATCGTCATCGCCGTCCAGCGCGAGCTCGGCGTCCCGGTCAAGCTCATCGGCCTCGGTGAGGGTGCGGACGACCTGGCGCCCTTCGAGCCGGAGGCCTTCGTCGACGCCCTGATCGGCGACTGA
- a CDS encoding flavodoxin family protein has translation MSAAAYTPVVSIAYHSGYGHTAVIAEAVKAGALDAGATVHLIKVDEIDDAQWELLTASDAIVFGAPTYMGTASGAFHVFAEATSKIWFAGGWQDKVAAGFTNSGSKSGDKGNTLDYFQTLASQHGMSWVNLGLKPGWNSSTGSENDINRLGFFDGAAAQSNGDQGPEFVHKADIATAEHLGGRVTQQTRVLLAGRAALASI, from the coding sequence TTGTCTGCAGCCGCTTACACCCCTGTCGTCTCGATCGCCTACCACTCCGGCTACGGCCACACCGCCGTGATCGCCGAGGCCGTCAAGGCCGGCGCCCTCGACGCCGGTGCGACCGTGCACCTGATCAAGGTCGACGAGATCGACGACGCGCAGTGGGAGCTCCTGACCGCGTCCGACGCGATCGTCTTCGGCGCTCCGACCTACATGGGCACCGCCTCCGGCGCCTTCCACGTCTTCGCCGAGGCCACCTCGAAGATCTGGTTCGCGGGCGGCTGGCAGGACAAGGTCGCCGCGGGCTTCACCAATTCCGGCTCCAAGTCCGGCGACAAGGGCAACACCCTCGACTACTTCCAGACCCTGGCCTCGCAGCACGGCATGAGCTGGGTGAACCTGGGCCTGAAGCCGGGCTGGAACTCCAGCACCGGTTCCGAGAACGACATCAACCGCCTGGGCTTCTTCGACGGCGCCGCCGCCCAGTCCAACGGTGACCAGGGTCCCGAGTTCGTCCACAAGGCCGACATCGCCACCGCCGAGCACCTCGGCGGCCGCGTCACCCAGCAGACCCGTGTCCTGCTCGCCGGCCGCGCCGCCCTGGCGTCCATCTGA
- a CDS encoding cytosine permease produces MPAETAVESRGLEPVPDAERRGRVRELVPTWVAANISVLLLTMGAGLVIFNKLNIWQVLVVAIAAPVVSYGIVGLISIAGKRGGAPGMALSRAVFGQRGNLFPGALIWVARWGWETINAVSGAYAVLTVLDLVFGIKKNTALIVVTLLFFVGCTFLVSGLGINALRVCSKWSTYLFGTFSVLLLGYLIAETDWSAVFAKPAGSTAMMIAGIGTIAAGGISWVPSGPDFTRYLPRTASARGMVGATIGGAAVVVIPMVLMGAVMAVATPDLATAQDPVSFIGELLPTWIAVPYLLIALVGMLLINSMSMYSAGFTAQTLGIKVPRAAAVSVNAVISLVFGFLLMVVATSFFGSFISFLTLLAVAFSAWIGVFGVDMLRRTTYDGAALLDTTRSSAYWYRGGFAWQAMTAWGLALVVGLLFTKVDWFSGPLATTWIGQNGLGWVAGIVTSAVLYAALPRTPAAPQAAEAVPEAAEAAAQEPAPAGSLSN; encoded by the coding sequence ATGCCTGCCGAGACCGCCGTCGAGTCGCGCGGCCTGGAGCCCGTCCCGGACGCCGAGCGCCGCGGCCGGGTCCGCGAGCTCGTCCCGACCTGGGTCGCCGCCAACATCAGCGTGCTGCTGCTGACCATGGGCGCCGGTCTCGTCATCTTCAACAAGCTGAACATCTGGCAGGTGCTCGTCGTCGCGATCGCCGCGCCCGTCGTCTCCTACGGGATCGTCGGACTCATATCCATCGCGGGCAAGCGCGGCGGAGCCCCCGGCATGGCGCTCTCCCGGGCCGTCTTCGGCCAGCGCGGCAACCTCTTCCCCGGCGCGCTGATCTGGGTCGCCCGCTGGGGCTGGGAGACCATCAACGCGGTCAGCGGCGCCTACGCCGTCCTGACCGTCCTCGACCTGGTCTTCGGGATCAAGAAGAACACCGCGCTGATCGTCGTCACCCTGCTCTTCTTCGTCGGCTGCACCTTCCTGGTCTCCGGCCTCGGCATCAACGCGCTGCGCGTCTGCTCCAAGTGGTCCACGTACCTCTTCGGCACCTTCAGCGTGCTGTTGCTGGGCTACCTGATCGCCGAGACCGACTGGTCCGCCGTCTTCGCCAAGCCCGCCGGCTCCACCGCGATGATGATCGCGGGCATCGGCACCATCGCGGCCGGCGGCATCAGCTGGGTCCCGTCCGGCCCGGACTTCACCCGCTACCTGCCCCGCACCGCCTCCGCGAGGGGCATGGTCGGCGCGACCATCGGCGGCGCGGCCGTCGTCGTGATCCCGATGGTGCTCATGGGCGCGGTGATGGCCGTCGCCACTCCCGACCTGGCCACCGCGCAGGACCCGGTGTCCTTCATCGGCGAACTGCTGCCGACCTGGATCGCGGTCCCGTACCTGCTGATCGCGCTCGTCGGCATGCTGCTCATCAACTCGATGTCCATGTACTCGGCGGGCTTCACCGCCCAGACCCTCGGCATCAAGGTCCCGCGCGCGGCGGCGGTCAGCGTCAACGCCGTCATCAGCCTGGTCTTCGGCTTCCTGCTGATGGTGGTCGCGACCAGCTTCTTCGGTTCGTTCATCTCCTTCCTGACCCTGCTGGCCGTGGCCTTCTCCGCGTGGATCGGCGTCTTCGGCGTGGACATGCTGCGCCGCACCACCTACGACGGGGCCGCACTGCTGGACACCACGCGCAGCAGCGCGTACTGGTACCGGGGCGGTTTCGCCTGGCAGGCCATGACCGCCTGGGGCCTGGCCCTGGTGGTGGGCCTGCTGTTCACGAAGGTCGACTGGTTCAGCGGCCCGCTGGCCACCACCTGGATCGGGCAGAACGGCCTGGGCTGGGTGGCGGGCATCGTCACCTCGGCCGTCCTGTACGCGGCCCTGCCGCGCACCCCGGCGGCGCCGCAGGCCGCGGAGGCCGTCCCGGAGGCCGCGGAGGCCGCGGCGCAGGAGCCGGCCCCCGCCGGATCCCTGTCCAACTGA
- a CDS encoding acylphosphatase encodes MNEDVRMTAWVRGRVQGVGFRWFTRANAMEIGGLTGFALNLDDGRVQVVAEGQRENCHRLLAWLHGADTPGNVDGVTEIWGTPRGGYDGFAIR; translated from the coding sequence ATGAATGAAGATGTGCGGATGACCGCCTGGGTGCGCGGCCGTGTACAGGGAGTGGGCTTCCGCTGGTTCACCAGGGCCAACGCCATGGAGATCGGCGGACTGACCGGCTTCGCGCTCAACCTGGACGACGGGCGAGTACAGGTGGTGGCAGAAGGTCAACGTGAGAATTGCCACCGGCTCCTGGCATGGCTGCACGGCGCCGACACGCCCGGGAACGTGGACGGAGTGACAGAGATCTGGGGCACGCCGCGCGGCGGCTACGACGGGTTCGCGATCCGGTGA